ATGTTCGATGAGTTATGTGAATCGAACGGGCAAAAAGGGATCAAACATTATACCGACGCTTCTCTGCCAAACGATAACTTGTCTTATCAATGCAAAGACGAGATAGGCACGCATAAAGACAAAATGAAAACAGTGGTTATTGGGCCAGATGGGCAGTATTTCCTTACTGATGGGCATCATACGTTTAACGTTTTTTACCAGATGCCTAGTGGTGGAGAGCAGTTACGCGTCAACGTTTTGATAGACAAAGATTATCGCCAGTTGCCAGATTGGCCAACATTCTGGGGAAAAATGGTCGCACATGGTGATGCTTGGCTTTTTGACGAGCAAGATCGGCCGATTGATTACAACCAACTTCCGACCAAATTGGGTATCTCAAATTTTAGTGACGATCAATATCGCTCGCTTGTCTATTTTGTCAAAGGCGTTGCCTGGGACAAGCCCACGCAAGCAATTCCATTTCTCGAATTTTATTGGGCGAGAGAGCTACGCTCGCTGATGGAGGGCAGCCAGTTTGATTTGTCTACCCAGCAAGGTTATCGTGACGCTCTAAAAGTGACCAGTCGGAATATCATTGCGATTAAAAGTCGTGATGTAGGCGGTTCTGGCATGAGTGGCAAGCAACTTGGACAGTTGAAAAAGGTCGACAATAAAGCGTTAGAGAAGTTACTGAATAAAAAAGGCAAAGTCACCGACGCGCTTAACTACAAAGCGATGTCTCACTAAGTAATTTGCAAGAAGAGCACAAGAGATTTGAGCTAGAGAATCAATGAACCTCCGGTGAGACTCCGCTCTCAGCTTCAGTAAACAAAGATTGCAACAGACTCTACAGGTCTATTTTGTGGCTAATATTGCCTTGCTAATTATCAGATTTTTATTCGCAAGGAAACATAGTATGAAAAAACAGATCAGTGCCCTTTTTGTAACACTGGTGTTGTCTAATACTGCGCTGGCCTCTGAATGGGGATATGAAGGGCATCATGGCCCGGAGCATTGGGGCAACGTTGCAAAAGAGTGTGCAATGGGTAAAAACCAAAGCCCTATCAACATAGCGCAACCCGTCGAAGCAGAGATGAAAGCGCTTGAGCTGAACTATGCTGGTCAGGTCGTTTCTTTGACCAATAATGGTCACACTCTGCAGGCTGGAGTGAGCGGGGAAAACGTTTTTCATGTTGACGCTAAAAGCTTTAAACTTAAACAGTTTCATTTTCACACACCGTCCGAGAATGTAATAAGGGGAAAACAGTATCCTTTGGAAGCGCATTTTGTACATGCTGACAGCGAAGGAAACCTGGCTGTTGTCGCGGTGATGTTTGATACGGGGAGTCAGAATCCGCTACTCAGTGAGCTGACGGCAAAAATGCCGACGGTAGGTGAACAAGTCACCTTATCGCACGCTTTTGATGTCGCTGCGCTCCTGCCTAAGCAGCAAGACTACTATCGCTTTAATGGCTCTTTAACCACACCACCGTGTAGCGAGGGGGTTCGTTGGTTTGTTCTCAAACAAGCTTCTGAGCTTTCGAGCAGTCAAACCGAACAGTTGATGTCTGTCATGGGGCACAATAATCGTCCGCTGCAGCCACTAAATGCACGTACTGTGCTAAGCAAAGACTAATAGCAAGCAGAGCCCAAACCGGGCTCTGTTCATTTAAGCCTTCTCAGTAGACGATATACCCGCTTGGAATGGATCGAGTTTGATGGTTTGGGTCGGGAACGCGATGTCGGCGCCATTTTGCTGAATGATCTCCATCACTTTTAGTAGCACATCTTGTTTCACACTGTGGTATTCGACCCAGTTAACGGTTTTTGTGAAGGTGTAGATGAAGAAATTCAGTGACGATGGACCAAACGTATTGAAGTTAACAATGAGCGTTTGTGTGGCATCAATATCGGGATGTTGTTCCAGCATCTTGCGCACTTGCTCAATGATTAAAGGCAATTTCTGGTTGTCATCATAGCGAACGCCGATGGTTTCATTAATGCGCCGATTGAGCATACGCGATGGATTTTCAACCACGATGTTACTGAACACGGAATTGGGTACATAGAGTGGCCGTTTCTCAAAAGTACGGATGCTGGTCATCCGCCAGCCAATGCGCTCAACGGTTCCTTCGATTTGACGGTCTGGAGAGCGGATCCAATCACCGACTTTAAACGGGCGATCAAAATAGATCATCAAACCGCCAAAGAAGTTGGATAAGAGATCTTTGGCAGCGAGACCGACTATCAAACCACCTACACCACCAAAGGTCAGTAACCCTGATAAACTAAGACCGAAGGCTTGCATCATAGTGAGCATTGCAATGGCTAAGAAAAACAGTCGAGAGACTTTAGCAATCGCTTGAACCGTGGTTTCATCATGATTTGCCTGAGCGAGAACATAGTCTTCTATCCGGCTGATCAAGCGCATAACGATCCAAACAAACAGGGCGATAAGCAGCAGCCGTTGAGTCATCCCAAGCCAAGCCAGCTGTTTACCAGTTTGACTTTGTACGGCGATTGCCAGAGAGAAGGTGGCGGGCCACAACCAGATCAAAGTACTGATCGGAGTTTGGAGTGACTCCACCAAGATATCGTCCCAATGCAGACGAGTTTTGCTTGCCAGTAGACGTGATACAACCAAACGCCAAATCAACCACGCGACACCACTGCCAATAGTCATGAACAGCACACTGCCGAACCAATCTTGGTGATTGCTAAAAAGAGTGCGTTGTAGTTCAAGTAGCCAATCGTTCATAATTTTTTGTTTTTGCAAGTAAAAGCCAAAAGGTAACAGAAAATCGGCGCTTATCACAGGCCATACGTAGGTAAGTAGTGAACGACTGTTTTTAACACCTCATCCCGTTTTTTCGTCGCATCAACGCTCATAATGATGTGATCTTCCTTGTATTTTGTGCAATCTGTTCCGTTTCTGTGGCAGAAAATCGGCGCTTTTTTGACTTACAACTAACACTTTAGTTATTAATGTATGAGAGTGTCATGCCGATAGCGAATAAATGAGGATCAATCATGGAGTTTACTGAACAGGATCGTATCGCGTTATACGATCTCTGGATGTCACAGAAAGCGAAAATGCACATTACGCAGATGGAAATGACGAAACGCCTTGGCTTGAATCATCATGAGTTTTCTTCTCTGCTGAGAGGAAACGCACCATTAACGCTTGGATTCGTCCATCAGCTTTGCGAGCAGTTGCATGTTCAGCCAGCGAAAGTGATTCCCTCATTATCTCAGCGTAATCTAAGCGATTCGCAGTCTATTTTCCTGCAAAGTCGCGTGACGGTTGATGGTGTAATTAAGAACGTGTTTGTTGATGGTAACCAAGTGGTGATTGAATACGAACATCAACTGAATTAATGCATAGGCAAGCTTATAAAAAGAAATGCGGCTCCGAATGGGAGCCGCTTTCTTTTTTTATTTTTATACCAAACGCACGCGTGAGGTGATTGACGTTGTTAGTGAGATCCGATACTGCAGATGCGATATCAGGTCACTGAGATGAGTAAACATTAGTACCGATTCTATCAACAGGCAAATTCTCAAATGATTATTTGTGCATTTAGTCTATTTTTGTGTGATGTTAATTCCATAATTACTATGGATTATTGTTGAAACGATGAGTTTTGACTATCGAGCAGAGTGGAAATGAAGTAAGCGGCAGCCGAACAGTTGCCGAATTTTACTAGGCTTTTATCGCTGTGCAGAAGCTCACATCGGCGTGGTGAGTTTGTGGATCGTAGGAGTGATAGAGCTCAAAACAAGGCCGATCATCAGAATCTAATCCTTGCTCAACCAGTTGTTCCATCAGTTCTTCCCAAGCAAGAGGATACTGCTTAACATCCGTAATCGTTCTACGCATACAGGCATAGTGGCCACCGGGAAATGGCTTTATTTCAACGTCATTATTGCCTTCTACCGCTTCATCAAGCAATAAACAAACGTCGGTGCGGCATTTCTCCGCTGGCGTAATTTCCGGGTTGTCGTGATAGATAAAAATACAGGTATTACCCGCCAATCCTCTTGGGCCTGCCCACTGATAAAGTTTTTGTGTTGCTGGTTCATAATTCTTCCCATACTCGCCAGTTACACGTACAAACGCCAAATGGCTCGCCGGAAAATGTTGCATGTCCATGGTTATACTCCCTGTGTGAGATTTCATTCTAGTGTAGGCTGAACTGCGTTTCTCGACGTGTCCATTCTTGCGTAATGTGTGTCCTATCTTGCTGTTTCTGAGTAATTCAGCAAACTCGCTGATATTCTCACACTTCCTGACTTGAGATGGAGTCAATGCAAAATGCTGTTTGAATGCTTTTGCCAAGCTCTGAGAACTGGAAAAACCAAAGCTTAATGCGGTTTCGGTGACGCTCAGTTTACGGTAAAACAGGAGATTGGCGACTTTCTCCAAGCGCAATCTTCGAAGATGTTCATTTAAGGTTTCTCCGGTGACGGCTTTGAAAATTCGGTGAAAATGATAGGGGGAGAGGTGTGCAAGTGCAGCGACTTCTTCTAAGTTTAGTGGCTCATCAAAATGCGTTTCGAGATGACGTATGACGGGGAGCAGCCGTTTATGGTAGTCGGTTTTCATCAAAGTGCCGTTTGCAGTTGTCTTGATGAAAAGGGTAAATGAAAAGTTGCGTTGAGTGAAAGAGAGCGAAGACCATTTTGTGCAATCGCAGATAAAAAAAGAGCCAACCGCAAAAGCTGCGCTTGGCTTATATACTTGTGAACAATCTGGTTCACTAACAACGTCAGTTGGCTAGGTGACCCTCGGCTTAATAAGGGTCAGTTAGTATAAAGCACTATCCGTGCCAACTTTTAAAAGGGCGAAATTAGGCGATTTTTGTCTGGTTTCTGTGATATTGATTGCTTAATGTGTGACCTTTCTTTGCAAAACGCAATTGCATTTTGCACTTTGCATTTAAAATGCTACTGATAGCATGGGTAAATAGCATATTTTCCCGGCGATCTATTCGCCTGAAAAGAAGACGGGAGCCAGTTGCTCCCGTCGGTCAGAATTGGATAGTGAGCATTGCACTAGAGCATGACCAAGCTCGCTGTGCCTAAAAAAGCAAAAAAGCCAACTACATCGGTTACAGTTGTAAGGATCACCGAACCTGCCAGAGCGGGGTCGAGTTCAAACTTGTCGAGCACAATCGGGATCAAAACACCAAACATGGCAGCGGTGATGATGTTCACCACAATCGCTAAGGAAATCGTCGCGCCAATGACGGGAGACTGAAACCATAACGCCGCCAAACCGCCGATGATCACCGCCCAAAGAAGCCCATTGATTGCGCCGATACTAAACTCGTTTTTGAACAGCGCGAAACGGTTACCGGGAGTAATCTGGTTGAGGGCCATCGCACGTACCATGAGGGTCAATGTTTGGCTGCCCGCAATGCCACCCATCGAGGCGACGATGGGCATCAGTACTGCGAGCGCGACCACTTGGGCGATCACCTCTTCAAACAGACCAATTGTGATGGAGGCCAGAATCGCCGTCAGCAGATTAATGCCGAGCCAAACGCCACGTTTCTTTGAGCTTTTCATCACCGGAGCAAACAAGTCGTCGCCTTCATCCATACCGGTACCCGCCATGAGTCGAGCTTCGTAGATTTCTCTTTGCGTGGTTAGGGCAAATTGCCAGTCAATTTCACCGACCAAGGTTTGGTCTTCATCCACGACAGGCAGTGCGGGTAACGAGCTGTGTTCCACCGCTTCAACGGCTTCTGACAGTGCCATTTTACTGCTGAGTAAATTGACCGGATCGATGGCGAGATTTTTTAGCGTGGTTGTGCCTTCGCTGCGCAGAATCTTGTAGTAATTGACCACGCCGCGAAATTGCTTCTTCTTATTAATCAGATAAATCTGCTGTGGCGTGTCATAGCTGTAGCGCGCCATCAAACGCTTCGCACGATCAACCGAAATGGTGAAAGGAAGAGTGATGATTTTTCGCTCTGCCCAGCGGCCAAGCTCATCATCCCCATACTGGTTGGCCAGATCGAACAGTTCCAGTTCGTCTTTTTCGATCAATGAAAGTGCTTCATTGATGATCTCTTCTGGCAAAGAGTCCGACCACTCGATCAGCGAAAGGTTGTCGAGTTTGGCCAGCGTCAGCTTGAGTTCGACTTCCGATAGCGCAGTAATGATCGAGTAGCGCACCTCAGAGCGCATGTCAGTCAGCACATCAATGTGCATCTCTAGCGGCAATGCGCGCCATAAACGCACACGGTCATCGACAGGGAAAGCTTCGAGAATCAGCGCCACGGAACCCGATTCAAGACCGTGTTCGATGGATTCGTTTATTAAGGCGATCTGTTCTGAGTCATCTGCTTTGGCTATCTGTTCGATAAGCAGGGGCAGATCTTGGAATTCGCTCACAAAGCATCCCCCGAAATAAAAAATGAAAAATTGCGAGAGTTAAGGTACTTGAAAGTCGATGAAATTCAATGGTTGTGTGGAAAAATAATCAAACAGGCTGTAACAACGCTTTTTCTTTGTGCAGAGCAACGGTAGTGAGATAACGGCTAAGCGGTGTTTTTAATATCCAGCTTGCAGAGAAGGTTCAACCTAAACGAGCTGATGCACATTTCTTTGCGTTTATGATCAATATTTCGCTTTGTGTGGTGAGTACACTGATTTGCGGCGTGCCGCTGGAACAGATTGCCCAGCGGCTAGGCTATAGCAGCCTGACGGGGTTTAGCCGCATGTTTAAGAAACATCGCGGTGTGACGCCCAAACAGTACCAGCAGCGTTTACAGGAACGTTTACTCTGAAGATGAGGCTGGCTGATGCCAACGCTCGCCATAGGCAGATGAGTAATCGGGCGCGGGATAGCCAGCATGCTCCGGCACTGGGATGAGCGGGCCGACCACAGTCCGGTAGGGTAACACGCCTGCCCAAACGGGCCTGTCGAGATCCGCTTCATCATCGTTCACGCCAAAAGCACTGATTTTCACCGAAGCTTCGTTGAGGGGAATGGCCAACAGCTGCGTCGCGGTTAACTCTTTGTGATTGCTAAGGCGCACTTGCTGCGTGCGGCCGGGGGCGATCTGTTCAATGAAGTGATTAAGCAAACGATCTTTTTCTTGTTCATCATCGATGACGTGAAAACAGCCAAACACCACAGCACAGCGATAGTGAGCGCTGTGATGAAAGGCAGAACGCGCCAGTACCCAACCATCAAACAAGGTAAAGGTGAGACAGGTTGCAGTGCCCGCTTGGAGTGATTTAATTAGCCGACTGTTGCGCGCGCCGTGGATATAAACATGATCCTCGACTCGCCATGCCAGCATGGGAATCACGACGGGGCCGGACTCTTCTTCGATCGCGATGTGGGCAATCAGGCTCTCATCAATAATCTGATGCAGCTTCTCAGTGTCGAATACCGCTTTACGCGCGGCTTTGTTGATTTGGGTTCTTTTGCTGTTTGATAACATGTCCTTTCCTACTGCATGTTGAATTCTTTGCGTTATAAATACGAATTAATTGGACTGGCATAAAGTGCCAATTTTGGATTATTGTTAGATCCAATTAACACAAGGAGTGGCTGATGATCCCGATAGACAGTGGTGATCTAAGAGTTGAGCGGCAGGGAAGTCATTTACAGCAGGCGCTCTATTTGGCGATTCGCGACAAGATTATGCATGGGCTTTGGAGCAACCAAGGGCGATTGCCGGCGACCCGAAAATTAGCGGAAGAGTTGGCGGTGAGTCGCAATACGGTTACCGCTGCCTACGAGCAGCTTTGTGCCGAAGGTTATATCGAGAGTCGGCGCGGCGCCGGTTTTTACGTTGCAGTGGAACTGCCCGAGCACTATTTGGCTAGTGGAAAACCCGACGCGTCGTTGCAGGAAGTCAGCGATGAAGAACAGCCAGAGAAAATCAATCAAGCGTTTGCGCCCGGCGTGCCGGATTTGCAGCAGTTTCCGCTGGTGCTGTGGCAAAAACAGTTACAGCGGCAGTTAGTGCGTAAAAACGCTCTCGGCAATCAATCGATCAAAGGTTGTTTAGAGCTGCGTGTCGCCATTGCCCACTATTTAGCGACCAGTCGCTCAGTGCAATGTACAGCAGAGCAGATTGTCATCACGTCCGGCGCACAGCAGGCGCTCACGATCGCCACGTTATGCGTCATGGGGTGTGGCGATCGTTTGCTGATGGAAGAGCCGGGCTATACGCAAATGCGTAAGGTCGCGACGCTTTTCGGCATTGAAATTGAAAGGCTGCCTGTGCAAGTCAAGCAAGGCATTAACGTGCAGCAAGTTTGCCAAAGTACGTGCCGTGCTGTCTATCTGACGCCAAGCAACCAGTATCCGATGGGAACCACACTGAACACAGAACAGCGGTTGCAGATTATCGATTGGGTAAGAGAAAAGCAGCGGTGGATCATTGAAGATGACTATGACAGCGAGTTTCAGTTTGCGCATCGACCTTACACCAGTTTGCAAGGGCTGGCGGCGCAAGTCGGCGAAGCGCAGCAGGTCATCTATGTCGGTTCGTTTAGCAAGGTGATGTTCAATGGACTGCGCCTTGGCTATGTGGTGCTGCCCAAAGCTTTGGTCGAGAAGGCGTGTACGATTAAAGATGCCCTCACCGGTGATTCGCCTACGCACACCCAACTGGCGTTGGCGCAGTTTATTGCTGAAGGGGATTTGATGCGGCACATTCGCAAGATGCGCCGCATCTACAAGCAAAAACATCAGCAGATGGTGGAAAGTATTGCGCGACATTTCGCTTCAGAGCTCGAAATCATCAGTCAAGCCGCCGGATTACACATCACAGTGCGTTGGTGGCAGGGCATCACTGAGCAAGAGTGGGTACGACGCGCTAAGGAGAACGGTATTATCGTGCGGCCGCTGAGCTATTATGAGCATAGCGCCTATGAACACAGCTCCTATGAACAGAGCGCCGAACAGCAACGCGATTGGCATGGTGCGGTGCTGGGATTTGGCAATGTTCGTATTGAGGATATTGACGACAAAGTGGCACTGCTGGCAAGCTTGTTCAAGGCCGATTCTGCCGTGACTTAAAGGAACTCTATTATGTGTCGTTGGTTAGCCTATCAAGGAGAGCCGATTTATCTTGATGAACTGGTATACAAGCCAGAGCATTCTCTTGTGCATCAAAGCCTTGAGGCGAGAAAAGCGGTAACACGCGTCAACGCCGACGGCTTTGGTTTGGGTTGGTATACCGAACGCTCAACGCCAGGGCAGTTTCACGAAGTGCTGCCTGCTTGGGGAGATGAAAACTTACGCTCGCTGGCGCACCATATTCGCTCTCACCGTTTTATGGCGCATGTGCGTTCGTCAACGGGCGCTTCCGTCTCCCGTTCGAATTGCCACCCATTTATCTTCGAAAACTGGATGTTTTTGCACAACGGGCAAATTGCCTGTTTTGAGCAAGTGAAATTTGCCCTTGAGCGCTTGCTGCCGGAGAGTCTCTACGTGCAAAAGCGCGGCACGACTGACAGCGAGTTGCTGTTTTTGCTGATGCTCAAAAACGGTTTGCAAGATGATGCGCTCAGCGCGATTCGCCGCACGCTGGCTGAGGTGAATCATGCCATGAGTGATAAAACCATCTGTGAGCCTTTTAAAGCATCGATTTGCATTTCCGATGGCGAGCAGTTTTGGGTAGTCCGTTATAGCTCGGCAGGTGAGCCGCCGACGGTATTTATCGAGCAAAAAGGACAAGCGATCATCTTGGCCTCAGAGCCGCTGGATGCGGCAGGTAACTGGCAAAAAATAGCGCCACAGACCGTGACGCACATTCATCATCAGCAGATCGACAGCCACAGCATAGACTAAATCTGCGCTTTTTTAGCTTGTTTTTGCCCTTGGAAAAGAAACAGAGAGAAGATGGTTAACGCGTAGAGCATTGACCATCCTAAACAGACGAAAACCAAGGTACACAGCACAAGAGATAACGCTGCCAGCCATTTGGCGCTGCCAGTTAGCAGTTTATAAGCCGCCAGCATGGCAAGCAGGTAAACCAAAACGAACACACTGTTGGCCAGTTTAAGGAAGAACTCCAAATCTAGGCCAGATAAATAACCGACCAAGCAGGCAAGGGCTAAGACTATGCCGACGCTTAACGTTGCGTTAAATGGTACGCCACGTGAGGAAAGTCGAGCCATCTTGCCTTGCGGCTTATGAGCTCTGGCTTGCGCCCAGATCATGCGTGATAGGCTTTGCGTGTAGAGATTGACGCTGGCAAAGCAAGCAGAAAAACCAATGATGCTGATTAACACCTTGGCATTAGCGCCAAAGAGCTGCTCGCTCAACCATGGGATAGAAGCACTATCAAACTGTGCGCTGCCGTACGCGCCAAATTTGAGGATCACCACCGAACAGGCCCAGTAGGTTGCCCCAGCAACAAAACAGCCAATAATGATGGCGATGGGGAAATCTCGCTGCGGATTTTTAAACTCTTCCCCCATATGGGCAAATGCTTCAATGCCGACAAAACACCAGAACATCACCGCCAATGCCGTGGTGATCGAATAGAGCGCGCTGCTTTCAAGGGCCGGCATGTGCAGGTCACTCATGCCGACATCGCCTTGCCAGAAAAAAGCGCCGACCAGCGCGAAAATGGCCAGTGCAATCGCGGTTTGTAGGTGACCAGACGATTTTGCTCCAAGCAGATTAACGCCGACTAATAACGCCACGGTGATCAATTGTGCGCTGAGATTGCCATCCAGTGGCGCTGGCAAGAGTTGTTGCAAAAAGCCCGCAGCTAAAGCAATCGCAGCAGGTACACCAACGGGAATGACCGAAACAAACAGCCAAGCCACTGCGCTTTCTAAGCGAGGGTTAAAGGCTTGGCGAACGAAATAAGCCGTTCCGCCAGCATTGGGATAACGCTTGCCTAACTGCGCAAACGTCAGCGCCACCGGGCAAATGAGCACAAACAGAATCAGCCAAGCCCACAGCGAGTAGTGACCCGCGATACCGGCGGCGATCGCCGGGATCATAAATAGCCCGGTGCCCATGAGGGTAGTGGAGAGCTGTCCGATACCGGACAGTAAAGTAATTTCCTGTTTGAGTTGACCCATGGAGCGCTCCCTGCGTGCCTTAACGCTTATTTTTATCATCAATAGTGTGAAATCAATCCGACTCAGCATACTGGGTTCTGCACGAAAACACAGCAGACAATTTGCCTTGTTTGAGCGACGAATTGACGGAATCAGGGGCTTTCTCTTGGCAAAACGGCGCTAGTTAGGTGGAGATGGGTATCTGCGTGATTTACGGGTAGAATGCAACGACAAAAAGGAGAGGTTGCAGTGAGAAAAGATGGATAAGTTTGATAAAAAAATCATCACCATGTTGCGAGAGGATGCGCGTTGTTCTGTCACCGACATCGCCAAAGCGGTGAACCTGTCGCGTTCCGCGGTCGCGGCACGGATCAATAAGCTGGAAAGTGATGGGGTGATTTTAGGCTACCATGCTGACATTGCCGACCCGGCAGCGGGGGAGAAAATCGGCGCGTACTTGGCACTGAAATTTGATACCTCCTCATCCAGCCATTTTTGCGAGTCATACGCCAAGCAAATTTACCTGATTGATGGCGTTAAGTGGTGCCATGCGATCAGCGGAGAAACCGACATGATGCTGTATGTCGAAGTGGCCAGCATGACACGCTTAAATCAAATTCGTGAAGAGATTCAGGCTTATCCGGATCTCAAACACGTGATGACTCACATGGTGTTGAATGAATTTTTTAATATCTGCAAAGTGAGCAAGTAATGAAAACAGGCCGTTTCTTACTGGCAAACAGTGTCTTGCAAACAAACCGACTCTTTTGGCTGTGTGAGTCGCAGCACATCGGATACTGGTTAAGGAAGCGTTTATGCTAAGCAACATCAACCTCAATTTGCTGCGTTCGCTGCATGTTCTGTTGGACGAGTGCCATGTTAGCCGAGCGGCTGAGCGTTTGCACATCACCCAATCGGCGATGAGCCGTCAGTTGGCACAACTGCGAGAATTGTGTGGCGACCCGCTTTTGGTTCGCGATGGCAATCGACTTGTCCCTACCGCTCGCGCGTTGGCGTTACAGAGCAAGTTATTGGGTCTGCTGGATGAGTTTGAACATCTATTTGCGGCACCTTCTTTTGTACCCGAGCAGTGGCAAGGGGAGTTTGTTTTCGCCTCAAGTGACTACGTCGCACAATATATTTTCCCAGCGGCCGCGCAGGCGCTTATGCAGCAAGCGCCGAGACTTAATCTCAGCTATCGTTTGTGGCAACCGAGCTATCTGACGGCGCTACTCGACAGTGGTATTCATCTCGCTTCGACCATGTTGCCTCAGGCGCCAC
This Vibrio navarrensis DNA region includes the following protein-coding sequences:
- a CDS encoding Lrp/AsnC family transcriptional regulator, producing MDKFDKKIITMLREDARCSVTDIAKAVNLSRSAVAARINKLESDGVILGYHADIADPAAGEKIGAYLALKFDTSSSSHFCESYAKQIYLIDGVKWCHAISGETDMMLYVEVASMTRLNQIREEIQAYPDLKHVMTHMVLNEFFNICKVSK
- the yjeH gene encoding L-methionine/branched-chain amino acid transporter: MGQLKQEITLLSGIGQLSTTLMGTGLFMIPAIAAGIAGHYSLWAWLILFVLICPVALTFAQLGKRYPNAGGTAYFVRQAFNPRLESAVAWLFVSVIPVGVPAAIALAAGFLQQLLPAPLDGNLSAQLITVALLVGVNLLGAKSSGHLQTAIALAIFALVGAFFWQGDVGMSDLHMPALESSALYSITTALAVMFWCFVGIEAFAHMGEEFKNPQRDFPIAIIIGCFVAGATYWACSVVILKFGAYGSAQFDSASIPWLSEQLFGANAKVLISIIGFSACFASVNLYTQSLSRMIWAQARAHKPQGKMARLSSRGVPFNATLSVGIVLALACLVGYLSGLDLEFFLKLANSVFVLVYLLAMLAAYKLLTGSAKWLAALSLVLCTLVFVCLGWSMLYALTIFSLFLFQGQKQAKKAQI